Proteins from a genomic interval of Nocardioides jishulii:
- a CDS encoding F0F1 ATP synthase subunit epsilon yields the protein MAGTLQVELVAADRLVWSGEARMVIARTTEGDMGVLPGHTPVLSVIIEGVVDIQTAEGETWIAAVDAGFLSVSNDRVSILSERAEMSHEIDLEKARRELERAKAAGENDDAADEAVRRAEARVRAVERAS from the coding sequence ATGGCTGGCACGCTGCAGGTGGAGCTCGTCGCCGCCGACCGCCTCGTGTGGTCGGGGGAGGCGAGGATGGTCATCGCCAGGACCACCGAGGGTGACATGGGTGTCCTGCCCGGTCACACCCCGGTCCTGTCGGTCATCATCGAGGGTGTCGTCGACATCCAGACCGCTGAGGGTGAGACCTGGATCGCGGCGGTCGACGCCGGTTTCCTGTCGGTCTCCAACGACCGCGTGTCGATCCTGTCGGAGCGTGCGGAGATGTCGCACGAGATCGACCTGGAGAAGGCGCGTCGCGAGCTCGAGCGTGCCAAGGCAGCCGGCGAGAACGATGACGCGGCCGACGAGGCAGTTCGTCGCGCGGAGGCTCGTGTCCGCGCCGTCGAGCGGGCTTCGTGA
- a CDS encoding STAS domain-containing protein has translation MEIYSNGSTLRLVGDFDVRSTGAVRDAIYDTFAQQGDVVVDLSEVRTVDVTALRVLAVATHHASRRGEHLRLRGCGPSVRRMLHLSRLARIVEVERVAASA, from the coding sequence ATGGAGATCTACTCGAACGGGAGCACGCTGCGACTGGTGGGGGACTTCGACGTCCGGAGCACCGGCGCAGTGCGCGACGCCATCTATGACACGTTCGCCCAGCAGGGGGACGTCGTGGTCGACCTCTCCGAGGTGCGCACGGTCGACGTCACGGCCCTGCGCGTCCTCGCCGTGGCCACCCACCATGCCTCGCGTCGGGGCGAGCACCTGCGCCTTCGCGGGTGCGGTCCCTCCGTGCGGCGGATGCTCCACCTCTCGCGCCTTGCCAGGATCGTGGAGGTCGAGCGTGTCGCAGCCTCCGCGTGA
- a CDS encoding DUF2550 domain-containing protein — translation MHDGWLGALDALGVLLVLLLLVLVVVAVWLVVRRRTISRDGATFELSHRVRDQRPGRGWVLGVGRYTGESLEWFRIFSLSPRPMRVWNRDEIAYVARREPEGPEEGSLYAGHVVVVCQTPNGDVELAMSESSLMGFQSWLESGPPGTNWDAKPLR, via the coding sequence ATGCACGACGGGTGGCTCGGCGCACTGGACGCCCTGGGCGTCCTGCTGGTCCTTCTCCTGCTCGTCCTCGTCGTGGTTGCCGTCTGGCTCGTCGTGCGTCGCCGCACCATCTCGCGCGACGGAGCGACCTTCGAGCTCAGCCACCGGGTGCGTGACCAGCGTCCGGGCCGAGGGTGGGTGCTGGGGGTGGGCCGCTACACCGGCGAGTCGCTGGAGTGGTTCCGGATCTTCTCGCTGTCGCCGCGCCCCATGCGCGTGTGGAACCGTGACGAGATCGCTTACGTGGCGAGGCGTGAGCCCGAGGGGCCCGAGGAGGGTTCCCTCTACGCCGGGCACGTCGTCGTCGTCTGCCAGACGCCGAACGGCGACGTCGAGCTCGCCATGAGCGAGTCCTCCCTCATGGGGTTCCAGTCGTGGCTGGAGTCCGGCCCTCCCGGGACCAACTGGGACGCCAAGCCCCTGCGCTGA
- a CDS encoding cob(I)yrinic acid a,c-diamide adenosyltransferase, with protein sequence MVNLTRIYTRTGDAGRTRLGDMSETAKTDLRLAAYADVDEANAAIGVALACGGLEGRIDKVLTRIQNDLFDVGADFCTPVVPDPEYPPLRIEQEYVDRLEAWCDEYNEELPNLRSFILNGGTPGAAHLHVARTVVRRAERSAWAAWAEHEATMNMLAITYLNRLSDLLFILARIANRENGDVLWVPGGERD encoded by the coding sequence ATGGTCAACCTCACCCGCATCTACACCCGCACCGGCGACGCCGGCAGGACCCGACTCGGCGACATGAGCGAGACGGCCAAGACCGACCTTCGCCTCGCCGCGTACGCCGACGTCGACGAGGCCAACGCGGCCATCGGCGTGGCCCTGGCGTGTGGTGGCCTCGAAGGACGCATCGACAAGGTGCTCACCCGCATCCAGAACGACCTCTTCGACGTGGGCGCTGACTTCTGCACCCCCGTGGTCCCCGACCCCGAGTACCCCCCGCTGCGCATCGAGCAGGAGTACGTCGACCGGCTCGAGGCGTGGTGCGACGAGTACAACGAAGAGCTGCCCAACCTGCGCTCGTTCATCCTCAACGGCGGGACCCCCGGCGCAGCCCACCTCCACGTCGCCCGCACGGTCGTACGCCGCGCAGAACGCTCCGCGTGGGCCGCGTGGGCCGAGCACGAGGCCACGATGAACATGCTGGCCATCACCTACCTGAACCGGCTCTCGGACCTGCTCTTCATCCTCGCCAGGATCGCCAACCGCGAGAACGGCGACGTGCTGTGGGTGCCGGGAGGCGAGCGCGACTGA